A genomic region of Gallaecimonas xiamenensis 3-C-1 contains the following coding sequences:
- the hmpA gene encoding NO-inducible flavohemoprotein, translating into MLSAETISLVKATLPVLANAGTAVTEHFYQRMFAHNPELKDIFNLSHQKSGRQPAALFAAVATYAQHIETPEMLAAAVERIAQKHTSFLVRPEHYAIVGEHLLATLQELAPDTFDAATSAAWAQAYQFLAGIFIDREGTLYALHEREQGGWAGERAFRLARKEPESEKVTSFYFEPLDGGPVMDFLPGQYIGIKVKPSQGDYQEIRQYSLSAAPNGKDYRISVKREDQGLVSRYLHDELAPGAQVALIPPAGDFFLDTQSQWPVVLVSGGVGLTPMMSMLESLCAQQPGRPVQFLHACETAAQHSFKGRQEELAENPWLTLHSWYNDQQGLMDLAPLRSQLPLGDGHFYLCGPIPFMAAIKGQLLGLGVAEGRIHYEAFGPHADL; encoded by the coding sequence ATGCTGAGTGCCGAAACCATCTCCCTCGTCAAAGCCACTCTGCCGGTACTGGCCAATGCCGGCACCGCCGTCACCGAGCATTTCTACCAGCGCATGTTCGCCCACAATCCCGAGCTCAAGGACATCTTCAACCTCAGCCACCAAAAATCGGGGCGCCAGCCGGCGGCCCTGTTTGCGGCCGTCGCCACCTACGCCCAGCATATCGAGACCCCTGAAATGCTGGCCGCCGCCGTGGAACGTATCGCCCAGAAACACACCAGCTTCCTGGTCAGGCCCGAGCATTACGCCATCGTCGGCGAGCATCTGCTGGCCACCCTGCAGGAACTGGCCCCTGACACCTTCGACGCCGCCACCTCCGCCGCCTGGGCCCAGGCCTATCAGTTCCTGGCCGGGATCTTCATCGACCGGGAAGGCACCCTTTACGCCTTGCATGAAAGGGAACAGGGGGGCTGGGCCGGGGAGAGGGCTTTTCGTCTTGCCCGCAAGGAGCCGGAGTCCGAGAAGGTCACCAGCTTCTACTTCGAGCCGCTGGACGGTGGTCCCGTCATGGACTTCCTGCCGGGCCAGTACATAGGTATCAAGGTCAAGCCCAGCCAGGGGGACTACCAGGAAATCCGCCAATACAGCCTGTCTGCCGCCCCCAACGGCAAGGACTATCGCATCAGCGTAAAGCGGGAAGACCAGGGGCTGGTGTCCCGCTACCTCCACGATGAGCTGGCGCCAGGAGCCCAGGTGGCCCTGATCCCCCCGGCCGGGGACTTCTTCCTGGATACCCAAAGCCAGTGGCCTGTGGTGCTGGTCTCCGGCGGTGTTGGCCTGACCCCCATGATGAGCATGCTTGAAAGCCTCTGTGCCCAGCAGCCCGGACGGCCAGTGCAGTTCCTGCATGCCTGTGAGACCGCCGCCCAGCATAGCTTCAAAGGCCGCCAGGAAGAGCTGGCCGAGAACCCGTGGCTAACCCTGCATAGCTGGTACAACGACCAGCAGGGGTTGATGGATTTGGCGCCCCTTCGCAGCCAGCTGCCCCTGGGGGATGGCCACTTCTACCTGTGTGGCCCCATTCCCTTTATGGCGGCGATCAAAGGCCAGTTGCTGGGCCTGGGAGTAGCCGAAGGGCGCATCCACTACGAGGCCTTCGGCCCCCATGCCGACCTTTAA
- a CDS encoding peptide MFS transporter, producing the protein MSTSASLDAVKAEESQSRRAFVALFMIEMWERFGFYGMQILMVLFAIEYLGFNDDRANLTWGAFAAMIYITPVAGGWIGDKVLGARRTTMLGGVVLALGYGLLAVPWDQFMGESGHSLVFFSMGVIAVGNGLFKANPNNLVAKLYEGDESKLDGAFTLYYMSINIGAFLSQCMTPIIRVHYGWHWAFLICALGLVFGVAQFKVQSRYLAHVGSAPDFKPMDKRKLLGVLGGSLVVAVLIGLVVQSTQVAEWVVNLASVGLALFFLVLVVRATSAERAGLIAMVILTLQTILFFIFYQQMSTSLTLFAKNNVELQFLGYSIPPEQFQVLNPFWIAVMSPVLAWLYASLGKKDKDPSLAGKYAWGFVLLAIGFFLYAVSGNFANALGLVSPQWMLWGYMFQSVGELLISGLGLGMVARYVAPGLRGLMMGAWLLATGLSQYLGSVVANFASVPENITSPLQTLPLYTGLFMKLGWVALAGALVAIVLVPYLKRLDRRSKEAAALWAKQ; encoded by the coding sequence ATGAGCACCTCCGCTTCCCTTGACGCTGTTAAAGCTGAGGAATCCCAAAGCCGCCGCGCTTTCGTGGCCCTCTTCATGATCGAGATGTGGGAGCGCTTCGGCTTCTACGGCATGCAGATACTGATGGTGTTGTTTGCCATCGAGTACCTGGGCTTCAACGACGATCGCGCCAACCTCACCTGGGGCGCCTTTGCCGCCATGATCTACATCACCCCCGTTGCCGGTGGCTGGATCGGCGACAAGGTGCTGGGCGCCAGACGCACCACCATGCTCGGTGGCGTGGTGCTGGCCTTGGGCTACGGCCTGCTGGCGGTGCCCTGGGACCAGTTCATGGGGGAAAGCGGCCATAGCCTGGTGTTCTTCTCCATGGGGGTGATCGCCGTGGGTAACGGCCTGTTCAAGGCCAATCCCAACAACCTGGTGGCCAAGCTCTACGAAGGGGACGAGTCCAAGCTGGACGGCGCCTTCACCCTCTATTACATGTCCATCAATATCGGCGCCTTCCTGTCCCAGTGCATGACCCCCATCATCCGGGTGCACTACGGCTGGCACTGGGCCTTCCTGATCTGCGCCCTGGGCCTGGTGTTCGGCGTGGCCCAGTTCAAGGTGCAGAGCCGTTACCTGGCCCACGTGGGCTCGGCGCCCGACTTCAAACCCATGGACAAGCGCAAGCTGCTGGGCGTGCTGGGCGGCTCCCTGGTGGTGGCGGTGCTGATCGGCCTGGTGGTGCAAAGCACCCAGGTGGCCGAATGGGTGGTGAACCTGGCCAGCGTCGGCCTGGCGCTGTTTTTCCTGGTGCTGGTGGTCCGTGCCACCAGCGCCGAGCGGGCCGGCCTTATCGCTATGGTGATCCTGACCCTGCAGACCATCCTCTTTTTCATCTTCTACCAGCAGATGTCCACCTCCCTGACCCTGTTCGCCAAGAACAACGTGGAGCTGCAATTTTTGGGCTACAGCATCCCCCCCGAGCAGTTCCAAGTGCTCAATCCCTTCTGGATAGCGGTGATGAGCCCGGTACTGGCCTGGCTGTACGCCTCTTTGGGCAAGAAGGACAAAGACCCGTCCCTGGCTGGCAAATACGCCTGGGGCTTCGTGCTGCTGGCCATCGGCTTCTTCCTCTACGCCGTGTCCGGCAATTTCGCCAATGCCCTTGGCCTGGTGTCGCCCCAATGGATGCTGTGGGGTTACATGTTCCAGTCAGTGGGTGAACTGCTGATCTCCGGCCTGGGTCTGGGCATGGTGGCCCGTTACGTGGCCCCTGGCCTGCGCGGCCTGATGATGGGTGCCTGGCTGTTGGCCACTGGCCTGTCCCAGTACCTGGGCAGCGTGGTGGCCAACTTCGCCAGCGTGCCGGAAAACATCACCAGCCCACTGCAGACCCTGCCCCTTTATACCGGCCTCTTTATGAAGCTGGGCTGGGTCGCCCTGGCCGGCGCCTTGGTGGCCATAGTGCTGGTGCCTTACCTCAAGCGCCTGGACCGCCGCAGCAAGGAAGCCGCCGCCCTGTGGGCCAAACAATAA
- a CDS encoding VOC family protein yields the protein MLNAIHHAALICSDYAASKAFYTQVLGLKVLAEHYRAERDSWKLDLALPDGSQLELFSFPDAPPRPSYPEAQGLRHLAFSVDDVAEAVAWLATKGVQCEPVRTDPYTGRQFTFFADPDGLPLELYQVPLS from the coding sequence ATGCTGAACGCCATCCACCACGCCGCCCTTATCTGCAGCGACTATGCCGCCTCCAAGGCCTTTTACACCCAGGTATTGGGGCTCAAGGTGCTGGCCGAGCACTACCGGGCCGAGCGGGACTCCTGGAAACTGGACCTGGCCCTGCCCGACGGCAGCCAGTTGGAGCTGTTCAGCTTCCCCGATGCCCCGCCCCGTCCCAGTTACCCCGAGGCCCAGGGCCTGCGCCACCTGGCATTTAGCGTGGACGATGTAGCCGAAGCCGTCGCCTGGCTGGCAACCAAGGGGGTGCAGTGCGAACCGGTGCGCACCGACCCCTACACGGGGCGCCAGTTCACATTTTTTGCCGACCCCGACGGCCTGCCCCTGGAACTCTATCAAGTGCCCTTGTCCTGA
- a CDS encoding TonB-dependent copper receptor — MTSKALLGLLLAAPTLADDVEHIIVTSEAMNEPGVVVTDPKQPRQPLPAQDGADYLKTIPGFNLTRKGGASSDPLFRGMGASRLNILTDGQTLLGGCPNRMDPPTAYLSPQSFDSIKVIKGPQSVLYGPAAATVIFERKDERLTGPSLEGNVSATAAQYGRREGAMDLTAGNQDGFARLAAIKTRSDNFKDGDGNRVNSHYDRWSTDLQLGWTPSDDSLLMLSAGRSDGEAAYADRMMDGAKYDRTNLGLRLRQDNLSSWLTRLDGQLYYNYVDHVMDNYSQRSFTPSMMMPNPSVANPDNRTRGGRLQADLALGKGLTAKAGLDARSAQHRTRSSMNQPMMPYQDKDRMADGRFEQWGLFAEFSYDLAQASKLHWGARLDRWQAKDQRQTLSPSMMVSLANPTYGQTRHDNLPSGFVRLEQGSSIGTWYLGLGHAERFPDYWEIIGNSRASSDSASAFHTQAEKNTQLDGGWILRQGDLNLSLSLFFSRVDDFILIERQAMGADLVRNIDADSYGGEATLGYQLTPAFKVESSLAYSRGRNKTDDRALAQQPPLELRLSGQYRLGDWNLGALWRLVVDQSRVAVGQGNVIGLDTGPTAGFGTLSLNGSWQPDPHWQLSFGVDNLLDKRYAEHLSRAGAAVAGFEQADKVNEPGRTAWVKADYRF; from the coding sequence ATGACATCCAAAGCCCTGCTCGGCCTGCTGCTGGCCGCCCCTACCCTGGCCGACGACGTGGAACACATCATCGTCACCAGCGAAGCCATGAACGAACCCGGGGTGGTGGTCACCGACCCCAAGCAGCCACGCCAACCCCTGCCCGCTCAGGACGGGGCCGATTACCTCAAGACCATTCCCGGCTTCAACCTGACCCGCAAAGGCGGCGCCAGCAGCGACCCCCTGTTCCGGGGCATGGGAGCCTCGCGCCTCAATATCCTCACCGACGGCCAGACCCTGCTGGGAGGTTGCCCCAATCGCATGGACCCCCCTACCGCCTACCTGTCTCCCCAAAGTTTTGACAGCATCAAGGTGATCAAGGGGCCGCAGAGCGTGCTCTATGGGCCGGCCGCCGCCACCGTGATCTTCGAGCGCAAGGACGAACGCCTCACAGGCCCAAGCCTGGAAGGCAATGTCAGCGCCACCGCCGCCCAATACGGCCGCCGGGAAGGGGCCATGGATCTCACCGCCGGCAACCAGGACGGCTTCGCCCGCCTGGCCGCCATCAAGACCCGCAGTGACAACTTCAAGGATGGAGACGGCAACAGGGTCAACAGCCATTACGACCGCTGGAGCACCGACCTGCAGCTGGGCTGGACCCCCAGCGACGACAGCCTGCTGATGCTGTCGGCGGGGCGCAGTGACGGTGAGGCCGCCTACGCCGACCGCATGATGGACGGCGCCAAGTATGACCGCACCAACCTGGGGCTGCGGCTGCGCCAGGACAACCTCAGCAGTTGGCTGACCCGCCTGGACGGCCAGCTCTATTACAACTATGTCGATCATGTGATGGACAACTACAGCCAGCGCAGCTTCACCCCCAGCATGATGATGCCCAACCCCAGCGTCGCCAACCCGGACAACCGCACCCGTGGCGGCCGGCTCCAGGCCGACCTGGCCCTGGGCAAAGGGCTGACCGCCAAGGCCGGTCTGGATGCACGCAGCGCCCAGCACCGCACCCGCTCCTCCATGAACCAGCCGATGATGCCCTACCAGGACAAGGACCGGATGGCCGACGGCCGCTTTGAACAATGGGGCCTGTTTGCCGAATTCAGCTATGACCTGGCCCAGGCCAGCAAACTGCATTGGGGAGCCCGCCTGGACCGCTGGCAAGCCAAGGACCAGCGCCAAACCCTGAGCCCAAGCATGATGGTGAGCCTGGCCAACCCCACCTATGGCCAGACCCGCCACGACAACCTGCCCAGCGGCTTTGTGCGGCTGGAGCAAGGCAGCAGTATTGGCACCTGGTACCTGGGCCTGGGTCACGCCGAGCGCTTTCCCGACTATTGGGAGATCATCGGTAACAGCCGCGCCAGCAGCGACTCGGCTTCGGCCTTCCATACCCAGGCGGAAAAGAACACCCAGTTGGACGGCGGCTGGATCCTGCGCCAGGGTGACCTGAACCTGAGCCTGTCGCTCTTCTTCAGCCGGGTGGACGACTTTATCCTCATCGAACGCCAGGCCATGGGCGCCGATCTGGTGCGCAACATCGACGCCGACAGCTACGGCGGCGAAGCCACCCTGGGCTATCAACTGACCCCAGCCTTCAAGGTCGAGTCCAGCCTGGCCTACAGCCGGGGCCGCAACAAGACAGACGACAGGGCCCTGGCCCAGCAGCCGCCCTTGGAGCTGCGTCTGTCCGGCCAATACCGCCTGGGGGATTGGAACCTGGGGGCCCTGTGGCGCCTGGTGGTCGACCAAAGCCGGGTGGCGGTGGGCCAAGGGAACGTCATCGGCCTGGACACCGGCCCTACCGCCGGCTTCGGCACCCTGTCCCTCAACGGCAGCTGGCAGCCCGACCCTCATTGGCAGCTGAGCTTCGGGGTCGACAACCTGTTGGACAAGCGCTATGCCGAACACCTGTCCCGCGCCGGCGCCGCCGTAGCCGGCTTCGAGCAGGCCGACAAGGTCAACGAACCAGGCCGCACCGCCTGGGTCAAGGCCGACTACCGCTTCTAA
- the purU gene encoding formyltetrahydrofolate deformylase: MEKKILLTHCPDAKGLIAKITNICYKHQLNITRNNEFVDRENGRFFMRTELNGIFNDETLLADLDDALPQGAKRRLVNAGRKKVVILVTKEAHALGDILMKCFEGALDVEIAAVIGNYDNLGQLVGKFGIPFHHVPHQGLSRPEHEAALTAAIDSYGPDYLVLAKFMRILTPDFVAQYPHRIINIHHSFLPAFIGANPYRQAFERGVKMIGATAHFVTDDLDEGPIIEQDVTHVSHVYSATDMAKAGRDVEKSVLSRALQLVLDEKVFVYGNKTVVFK; the protein is encoded by the coding sequence ATGGAAAAGAAGATCCTGCTCACCCACTGCCCCGACGCCAAGGGCCTGATCGCCAAGATCACCAACATCTGTTACAAGCACCAGCTCAACATCACCCGCAACAACGAATTCGTCGACAGGGAAAACGGTCGCTTCTTCATGCGCACCGAGCTCAACGGTATCTTCAACGATGAAACCCTGCTGGCCGACCTGGACGACGCCCTGCCCCAGGGTGCCAAGCGCCGCCTGGTCAATGCCGGCCGTAAGAAGGTGGTGATCCTGGTCACCAAAGAGGCCCATGCCCTTGGGGACATCCTGATGAAGTGCTTCGAAGGGGCGCTGGATGTGGAGATCGCCGCCGTTATCGGCAATTACGACAACCTGGGCCAACTGGTGGGCAAGTTCGGCATTCCCTTCCACCATGTGCCCCACCAGGGCTTGAGCCGCCCGGAGCACGAAGCAGCCCTGACCGCAGCTATCGACAGCTATGGCCCGGACTACCTGGTATTGGCCAAGTTCATGCGCATTCTGACCCCGGACTTCGTGGCCCAGTATCCCCACCGCATCATCAATATCCACCACAGCTTCCTGCCGGCCTTTATCGGCGCCAACCCCTACCGCCAGGCCTTCGAGCGGGGGGTCAAGATGATCGGCGCCACCGCCCATTTCGTCACCGACGACCTGGATGAAGGCCCCATCATCGAGCAGGACGTGACCCACGTCAGCCATGTCTATTCCGCCACCGACATGGCCAAGGCCGGCCGCGACGTGGAAAAATCCGTACTGAGCCGGGCCCTGCAGCTGGTGCTGGACGAGAAGGTCTTCGTCTACGGCAACAAGACGGTGGTCTTCAAATAG
- a CDS encoding SDR family NAD(P)-dependent oxidoreductase: MSHAQWALVTGASSGIGEALAACFARDGINLVLVARSEDKLQALAQRWRGERGIEVKTLCIDLALTDGADQVFAALDGLVPSYLVNNAGIGLYGKVQDTDLDAEQRLLDLNIRSLTRLCKLCLPAMLAQGYGHILNLASTAAFQPGPYMAVYYASKAYVLSLSEAMAEDLKGTGVMVTALCPGPTRSGFQAGAGMEGTGLFKRLAMAEVGQVAEVGYRAMMNGRRLAIPGFGNKLLVQSLRLLPRRWVTAMVAWLSRPAKSR; this comes from the coding sequence ATGAGCCACGCACAATGGGCCCTGGTCACCGGGGCCAGCAGCGGCATAGGGGAGGCCCTGGCCGCCTGCTTTGCCCGGGACGGGATCAACCTGGTGCTGGTGGCCCGATCTGAGGACAAACTCCAGGCCCTGGCCCAGCGCTGGCGCGGGGAGCGGGGCATAGAGGTCAAAACCCTGTGCATCGACCTGGCCCTGACCGACGGCGCCGACCAGGTATTTGCGGCCCTCGATGGCCTGGTACCCAGCTACTTGGTCAACAATGCCGGCATCGGTTTGTATGGCAAGGTCCAGGACACCGATCTGGACGCCGAACAGCGGTTGCTGGATTTGAACATCCGCAGCCTGACCCGGCTTTGCAAGCTCTGCCTGCCGGCCATGTTGGCCCAGGGCTATGGCCATATCCTCAACCTGGCCTCCACCGCCGCCTTCCAGCCCGGCCCGTACATGGCGGTCTATTACGCCTCCAAGGCCTATGTGCTGTCCCTGTCTGAGGCCATGGCCGAAGATCTCAAAGGCACAGGGGTCATGGTCACCGCCCTGTGCCCGGGGCCGACCCGTTCCGGCTTTCAAGCCGGTGCCGGTATGGAAGGCACAGGCCTTTTCAAGCGCTTGGCTATGGCCGAAGTGGGCCAGGTTGCCGAAGTGGGCTACCGGGCCATGATGAACGGCCGGCGCCTGGCCATTCCCGGCTTTGGCAACAAGCTGTTGGTGCAAAGCCTGAGGCTGCTGCCCCGGCGCTGGGTTACCGCCATGGTGGCCTGGCTGTCACGGCCCGCAAAATCCCGTTAG
- a CDS encoding Rieske (2Fe-2S) protein: protein MMDKPAPFDRLKAGHRLCALDDIADPGSKGFVFESPGGEMLGIFLVRKGQEVFGYVNRCPHMGVPLSSLKDLFLASNGQILCDKHGALFEVESGLCTEGPCRHYYLQPVPVQLVDGQVLTA, encoded by the coding sequence ATGATGGACAAGCCGGCGCCTTTTGACCGCCTCAAGGCAGGACACAGGCTTTGTGCCCTGGACGATATCGCCGACCCGGGCAGCAAGGGCTTTGTCTTTGAAAGCCCAGGCGGTGAAATGCTGGGGATCTTCCTGGTACGCAAGGGCCAAGAGGTGTTTGGCTATGTTAACCGCTGCCCCCACATGGGCGTGCCCTTGAGCAGCCTCAAGGACCTGTTTCTGGCCTCCAACGGCCAAATCCTCTGCGACAAACACGGTGCCCTGTTCGAGGTTGAAAGCGGGCTCTGTACCGAGGGCCCCTGCCGCCACTATTACCTGCAGCCGGTGCCGGTGCAGCTGGTGGACGGCCAGGTACTGACCGCCTGA
- a CDS encoding polysaccharide deacetylase family protein gives MRTLLLLLLLTAMPSRAAVILLYHHIATDTPPSTTTSPSDFESHLSYLKDNGFTVVDLADVVLEAKGQKTLPDKAVAITFDDGYQDIADNAAPLLARFGYPYTLFVNPERVGRPGMMSANTMAAMVGATVANHTAGHAHLTTLPLKLARQTIIDGQLPGNPKWLAWPYGEYSPELEALAADMGYVAFGQQSGPSGPYSSLTALPRFPAAGPYANLGTLKTKLLSLHMPLVSSDTSMVQGDRSPALTLELKDSDPMASRFACYFLGQRVAIEMDGTRFKIPAIALPPGRSRLNCTAPSKTKAGRYYWWSQAWLSGQGLK, from the coding sequence ATGCGCACCTTGTTGCTACTTCTGTTGCTCACCGCCATGCCCAGCCGGGCCGCCGTGATCCTGCTGTACCACCATATCGCCACCGACACTCCCCCCAGCACCACCACCAGCCCCAGCGACTTTGAAAGCCACCTTAGCTACCTCAAGGACAACGGCTTTACCGTGGTGGACCTGGCCGATGTGGTACTCGAAGCCAAGGGACAAAAGACCCTGCCGGACAAGGCGGTGGCCATCACCTTCGATGACGGCTACCAAGACATTGCCGACAACGCCGCTCCCCTGCTGGCCCGTTTCGGCTACCCCTATACCCTGTTCGTCAACCCTGAACGGGTAGGCAGACCGGGCATGATGTCGGCCAACACCATGGCCGCCATGGTCGGCGCCACTGTGGCCAACCACACCGCCGGCCACGCCCATCTCACCACCCTGCCCCTGAAACTGGCCCGCCAGACCATTATCGACGGCCAGCTGCCGGGCAACCCCAAGTGGCTGGCCTGGCCCTATGGTGAATACAGCCCCGAACTGGAAGCCCTGGCGGCAGACATGGGCTATGTGGCCTTCGGCCAGCAGTCCGGCCCCTCGGGCCCCTACAGCAGCCTGACCGCCCTGCCCCGCTTCCCGGCCGCCGGTCCCTACGCCAACCTGGGTACCCTCAAGACCAAGCTGTTGAGCCTGCATATGCCCCTGGTCAGCTCCGACACCAGCATGGTCCAGGGCGACCGCTCGCCGGCCCTGACCCTGGAACTTAAGGACAGCGACCCCATGGCCAGCCGGTTTGCCTGTTATTTCCTGGGGCAAAGGGTGGCCATCGAGATGGACGGTACCCGCTTCAAGATACCTGCCATCGCCCTGCCCCCGGGCCGCTCCAGGCTTAACTGTACCGCCCCCAGCAAGACCAAGGCCGGGCGTTACTACTGGTGGTCACAGGCCTGGTTGTCGGGTCAGGGGCTCAAATGA
- a CDS encoding M1 family metallopeptidase, which produces MKGALCSLALLSMTATAATDINSYGNTEQVKITHLGLDLTVDFDKHQLAGSATLDFKRLDPNASTLVLDTRALDISGVQQHVDGQWTSAQWSWGEKSDALGSALNIALAPKADQVKVAYHTTDGATGLQWLTPEQTAGKKHPFLFTQAQAIQARSFIPLQDSPSVRVTYDATIKVPKELMAVMSAENSQQKSADGVYRFHMPQAVPTYLIALGVGDLEFKPMSKRTGVYAEPAVLDAAAKEFEDTESMMETVEKMYGPYDWGRYDLLILPPSFPFGGMENPRLSFITPTVIAGDKSLVSLIAHELAHSWSGNLVTNATWQDLWLNEGFTTYLTYRIMEAVYGKDRERMEAVIGYKDLQEDLASIDAADTRLQPDLTGRDPDDAFSNVPYEKGALMLFEIEQKLGRKKMDDFLRNYFKTFRFQSVSTDMFLDYAAKAGLDMDRLKTWIYQPGLPTGAPKPKSDAFTKVLAAQTRWLRGQDKASALPFKDWNAQQQIYFVSELPKKLTKGQMTELDKAFGLTGTRNNEVAHVWYRQAIEHDYAPAFDAMADYLKHIGRRKLVVPLYDMLMAKPQYQEFAKKVYAQARPGYHPLAQNTLDNIVK; this is translated from the coding sequence ATGAAAGGGGCACTTTGCAGCCTGGCGTTGCTGTCCATGACAGCTACAGCCGCCACCGATATCAACTCCTACGGCAACACCGAGCAGGTGAAGATCACCCACCTGGGCCTGGACCTGACCGTGGACTTCGACAAGCATCAGCTGGCCGGCAGCGCGACCCTGGATTTCAAGCGCCTCGACCCCAACGCCAGCACCCTGGTGCTGGACACCCGGGCTTTGGACATCAGTGGCGTGCAGCAGCACGTCGACGGCCAGTGGACCAGCGCCCAATGGAGCTGGGGTGAAAAATCCGACGCCCTTGGCAGTGCCCTGAATATCGCCCTGGCTCCCAAGGCCGACCAGGTGAAAGTGGCCTACCACACCACCGACGGCGCCACCGGCCTGCAATGGCTGACCCCGGAACAGACCGCCGGCAAGAAGCACCCCTTCCTGTTCACCCAGGCCCAGGCCATCCAGGCCCGCAGCTTTATCCCCCTGCAGGACAGCCCCTCGGTGCGGGTCACCTATGACGCCACCATCAAGGTGCCCAAAGAACTGATGGCGGTGATGAGCGCCGAGAACAGCCAGCAGAAAAGTGCGGACGGCGTCTACCGCTTCCACATGCCCCAGGCCGTGCCCACTTACCTGATTGCCCTGGGTGTGGGCGACCTTGAGTTCAAGCCCATGAGCAAGCGCACCGGCGTCTATGCCGAGCCGGCTGTTCTGGACGCTGCCGCCAAGGAATTCGAAGATACCGAGTCCATGATGGAAACGGTGGAGAAGATGTACGGCCCGTACGACTGGGGTCGCTACGACCTGCTGATCCTGCCCCCCAGCTTCCCCTTCGGCGGCATGGAAAACCCGCGCCTGAGCTTTATCACCCCCACCGTTATCGCCGGTGACAAGTCCCTGGTGTCCCTGATCGCCCACGAGCTGGCCCACTCCTGGTCCGGCAACCTGGTGACCAATGCCACCTGGCAGGACCTGTGGCTTAACGAAGGCTTCACCACCTACCTGACCTACCGCATCATGGAAGCGGTGTACGGCAAGGACCGCGAGCGTATGGAAGCGGTGATCGGCTACAAGGACCTGCAGGAAGACCTGGCCAGCATCGATGCGGCCGACACCCGCCTGCAGCCCGACCTGACCGGCCGCGACCCGGACGATGCCTTCTCCAACGTGCCTTACGAGAAGGGCGCCCTGATGCTGTTCGAAATCGAGCAGAAGCTGGGCCGCAAGAAAATGGACGACTTCCTGCGCAACTACTTCAAGACCTTCCGCTTCCAGTCCGTGTCCACCGACATGTTCCTGGACTATGCCGCCAAGGCCGGCCTGGACATGGACCGCCTCAAGACCTGGATCTACCAGCCCGGCCTGCCCACCGGCGCCCCCAAGCCCAAGTCTGACGCCTTCACCAAGGTGCTGGCTGCCCAGACCCGTTGGCTCCGAGGCCAGGACAAGGCCAGCGCCCTGCCCTTCAAGGACTGGAACGCCCAGCAGCAGATCTATTTCGTATCCGAGTTGCCCAAGAAGCTGACCAAAGGCCAGATGACCGAGCTGGACAAGGCCTTCGGCCTGACCGGCACCCGCAACAACGAAGTGGCCCACGTCTGGTATCGCCAGGCCATTGAGCATGACTATGCCCCGGCCTTCGACGCCATGGCCGACTACCTCAAGCACATCGGCCGGCGCAAGCTGGTGGTGCCCCTGTACGACATGCTGATGGCCAAGCCGCAGTACCAGGAATTTGCCAAGAAGGTGTACGCCCAGGCCCGCCCTGGCTATCACCCCCTGGCTCAGAACACCCTGGACAACATCGTCAAGTAA